DNA from Aggregatimonas sangjinii:
CGATAATATGGGAGTATCGTTTAGAATTAAACGTCACGAACTTCTCATAATTGCCCGAGGTGACGACTGCACCATCGGTTATGGGTAGCAATCCAAACGCCTTAGTCTTGTCGAGGGGGTTGGTGATCGCGACTTTCCAAGCCTCGCCATTCGGTTGTTTGCCCCAAACATTCATATCGCCAGAAGCATTTATGATACCGGAAATCACGCCTTTCTCCATCAGCAGCGCTTTGGCTTTATCGGCGGCATACCCTTTGCCTATAGCACCAAAACCGATTTTCATACCTGCCTTTTTTAAAAATACCGATAAGTTTTTTTCATCAAGAATAATATTTTGATACCCGACCTTCGCCACCGATTTTTTAATTTGTTCCTTACTTGGCATTTCGGTCATCGAGCCATCAAACTTCCAAATGTTGTCCATAGCGGCATAGGTTATGTCGAAAGCCCCGTCGGTTAATTTCGAGATACCGATAGCCCGTTCGACCAATCGGTATAATTCTTCGTCGACCGCTACCGGTTTTTTCCCTGAATTTCTGTTGATTTCGGAGGTCTGCGATTCGGGGTCCCATGAAGATATCAGTTGCTCTATACGGTTCATCTCCTTTACGGCGTCATCAATGTAACCAATCGCAGCAACCGAATCTTTGGCAACCACGGTTATGTCAAAACGGTTGCCCATAAGTTTGAGCGTGTGTTTATAGGGCTGTTGTGCAAAACAACCGACGGTTAGAAAGAGCAAGAAAATGGTAGTAAGGTGTTTCACTTTGATAGTCAACATGGAATTATCCCTTTAAAACGAAAAATAAACGGTCATTAGTATGACAGTTCATGTAATAGCTAATCGACAATTTTTCATACTATGGTCAAAATAGCTGTTTTTATCTAATAGTGGTGAAATGTCGGTTTGGGCAATCACCTATAAAATATACGGCATACCGCACGATACTAATGGACTGCCGGATATTCTTGGCGAAATTTCCCCAGCGTACATTAAATGGCACCGCTGAATATGCATTGTATAACTGTATGCTATTGCTTAAGTTTAACCGATTAATATATCGTACCATGAAATACCTTAAAAATGCATTGCTTCTTCTCGTTTGTGCATTTAGCCTAACGATAAACGCCCAAAAAACGGATTTCTCCTATCTAGACGTCTTTGATCTGCAATATGTAAACGACCCACAGATTTCCCCCGATGGCAGCTGGATTGTTTACCAGCGAATGGGTTTTGATATTTTGGAAGATAAGGCCGTAGGGCAGTTGTGGCTGATCCGCCCGGACGGTTCGCAACATCAAAAATTGACCTCAAGGGAAACTCCTGAATCGCAAGGAAGATGGTCACCCAACACTGACCGTATCGCCTTTGTCAGCGGAACGGATGAAGGGGCGGAAATTTATATGTACTGGGTACGAACCGGCAAAATTGCCAAAATTACCCAGCTACCCTTTACTCCCAGTTCCCTAAGTTGGTCGCCCTCAGGGAATGAACTGGCCTTTACCATGAACGTACCACAATCGGCCCCGACCTTGGCGAAAATGCCTCAAAAACCCAAAGGGGCGAAGTGGGCCGATGCTCCCAGGATTACCGATAGGGTATACCACGAAGCCGATGGTCGTGGCTACATAGAACCGGGATTCCATCATATTTTTACCATTCCTGCCGAGGGAGGTGCACCAAGACAAATCACTTCAGGCGATTTTCAACATCGTGGAAACCTCAGTTGGGCACCCGACGGGAAACATATTTACTTTTCGGCCAATCGTAACACGGATTGGGAGTATGACTTCAGAAATAGCGAGGTGTACGCCGTGAACACAGTCGATGGTCAAATAAGCGCCCTTACCGAACGCAACGGTCCCGACCAGAATCCGCTTATTTCTCCCGACGGAAAACACATCGCCTATCTGGGCTACGAAGACAAGAAACAAGCGTACCAGACCAGAAAGTTACATCTTATGAACAGTGACGGTACCAATAAGAAAATGATTTCAGGAAATTTGGACAGAACCATTTCCAGCGTTGTTTGGGATGCCAAAAGCAATGGACTCTATTTCGCCTATGACGATAAGGGCAATGGAAAAATCGGGTATATCACCTTGGATGGAAAAATAAGCGAGTTGGCGGATAACAGAGGGGGCACTTCGCTCGGAAGACCCTATGGTGGTGGTACCTTTAGCGTATCCAATTCGGGAATCATCGCATACAATCAAAGCCGACCGGACTACCCTGCGGAATTAGCCGTTGTGCAGCCCAAAGCGAAAAGCCCAAAAAAAATCACGACACTGAAC
Protein-coding regions in this window:
- a CDS encoding FAD:protein FMN transferase, producing MLTIKVKHLTTIFLLFLTVGCFAQQPYKHTLKLMGNRFDITVVAKDSVAAIGYIDDAVKEMNRIEQLISSWDPESQTSEINRNSGKKPVAVDEELYRLVERAIGISKLTDGAFDITYAAMDNIWKFDGSMTEMPSKEQIKKSVAKVGYQNIILDEKNLSVFLKKAGMKIGFGAIGKGYAADKAKALLMEKGVISGIINASGDMNVWGKQPNGEAWKVAITNPLDKTKAFGLLPITDGAVVTSGNYEKFVTFNSKRYSHIIDPRTGYPSSGIVSVTVFAPKAELADALATSIFVMGKETGINRIEQLPKVECIIIDDQGNITKSKHIKLDKL
- a CDS encoding S9 family peptidase, whose translation is MKYLKNALLLLVCAFSLTINAQKTDFSYLDVFDLQYVNDPQISPDGSWIVYQRMGFDILEDKAVGQLWLIRPDGSQHQKLTSRETPESQGRWSPNTDRIAFVSGTDEGAEIYMYWVRTGKIAKITQLPFTPSSLSWSPSGNELAFTMNVPQSAPTLAKMPQKPKGAKWADAPRITDRVYHEADGRGYIEPGFHHIFTIPAEGGAPRQITSGDFQHRGNLSWAPDGKHIYFSANRNTDWEYDFRNSEVYAVNTVDGQISALTERNGPDQNPLISPDGKHIAYLGYEDKKQAYQTRKLHLMNSDGTNKKMISGNLDRTISSVVWDAKSNGLYFAYDDKGNGKIGYITLDGKISELADNRGGTSLGRPYGGGTFSVSNSGIIAYNQSRPDYPAELAVVQPKAKSPKKITTLNRALLDFKELGKVEEVWYTSSFDQRDLQGWIVYPPNYDATKTYPFLMENHGGPILNYGDRFSAEMQLYAAAGYIVFYPNARGSTSYGEEFGNLLYRNYPGEDYNDTMDGIDFCISKGIAHEDQLYVTGGSAGGIMTAWMIGKNSRFEAAVVAKPVMNWISKTLVADNYFGYANSRYEGQPWENFEHYWKFSPLSLVGNIETPTMVMVGMNDLRTPPSEAKQLYHALKLRKIPTVLVEIPGASHGIANRPSNLITKIAHTLAWFEKYREKE